From the genome of Acidimicrobiales bacterium:
GCTCGTCCTGGGGGAAGACCTTCGACACCATGCCGAGGGCGTGCGCCTCGTCGACGTCGATGGAGTCACCGGTGAGCATGAGCTCCTTGGTCTTGCGCGGCCCGAACTCCCACGGGTGGGCGAAGTACTCGACCCCACACATCCCGAGACGCGTCCCCACAACGTCGGCAAAGCGGACGTTGTCAGCGGCCACGATCAGGTCGCACGCCCACATCAGCATGAGGCCGGCCGCGTAGACCGTGCCGTGAACCTGGGCGATCGTGATCTTGCGGAGATTGCGCCAACGACGGGTGTTCTCGAAGAAGTAGTGCCACTCCTGGAGCATCCGGCCCTCGGCGCCCGAACGGGTGGCGCCGTTGGTCCGGAACGAGGCGTGCTGGTCGGGCCCGGCCTCCCGTTCGGCGATCGAGTCCTTCGAACCCATGTCGTGACCGGAGGAGAACAGCGGACCGGCCCCGCCCAGGATGACCACCCGGACCTGGTCGTCGGCCTCGGCCTCGAGAAAGGCGTCCCCCAGATCGACCAGGAGGCCGCGGTGCTGGGCGTTGCGGGCCTCGGGCCGGTTGAGCATGATCCGGGCGATCCGGCCCTCGTCCAGCGTCTCGTAGCTGACGTACTTGTACTCCCCCACGACGGGTCCCTCCCTGGGTCCGGCTGCGAAAGCCGGATCGTAACTGTTCAGGTGGTCTGCGGGATCATCCAGGGCCGACCCATGAACAGGTCGGTGAGCAGATCCACCGGGTTGAGCCCGTGCTTGCGCCCGGTCTCGATGTAGCTGCGGATCCTGGCGAAGTTGCGGGCACCGGCCTCGGTCCGGAAGGTGCCAGAGATCTTCTGCTGCAGCTTGGCCATGCGCAGATCGCGCTCGGCGCGGTTGTTGTCGAAGCTCACCCGTAGATCGGAGATGAACAGCAGGATCTCATCAGCGTGGTCGCGGAGGGCCACGGCCAGGTTGTAGGCCGCCTTCTCGGCGGCGTTGCGCTTACGGCGTCGTGGTTCGGGGTTGGCCTCCAAGGCCTCCTCGACGATGGCGTTGTAGCGGCCCCGCAGCCAGCGGTACTGACCGATGGGGACCGCATCGAGACCGGCCTCAGCGGCGGCATCGGCTACTGCCTTGGCGTCCACCAAGACCCTGGACATGGCCTCGGCCCACTCCTCCTGGTCGAGGTAGGCCGCCACGTCCTCCAGGTCTCGGAGGATGTGGGCGTTACAGATGGCGTGTCCGGCCTGGTCGTAGCGCCAATAGGGAGCCCAGCGGTCATGGACCAGGATGCCCGAGAACCGCGGCAGGATCCCGAAGGCGTCGGTGGCCTCGACACCTCTTTTGGGGTGGATGCCCAAGAAGGTGAGAAGCGAGGTGGACGCCACGTGCCACCACCACTTGGTCCCCGCCACCCGGGAGCCGGTCTCGTCCACGTGGACGACTTCCTCGTCCGCCAGGCAATCGGCCAGGACGGTGCTGAAGTCCTCCAGACCCTCGGCCGCCCGCGCCGCCAGGCCGGCCAGGAACCCGGTGGAGACCGGCGCCCCCAACAGGTCGGAGAGGATCTCGGCGGTGCGCTCCACGGGGATGAGCTGACGGTTCATGAGATAGATCCCATAGGCCCGCACCTGCGGTCCCCACGCTGTCGGGGCGGTGGCCTCGGGCGGGAAGGCTCCCCCCGTCTCACAACCGCACGAGCATCGGCGCCACTCGGCGACGTGCTCGGTCACCTCCCGGCGCCTGGCGGGCAGGTCGAAGACCTGGCGGACTTCCCGTCCGGTCACCTCCGCCTTGGCCAGGGAGGCTCCGCAGTCCCCGCAGTGGGTGGGCACGTGGTCGACGACCTCGTCGGGATCGGTTACCTGGGCCAGGTTCTTGCCCGGATCACCCGGCTGCTTGCCTGGCTTGCGCCGGGCTTCGCGCTGGGCCCGGCGCCGAGCGGCACGGTTGGCCCGCTCCTCTCGGGCCTTGTTGTCGTCTCGCGAGGGAGGCAAGGACGAGTTGTTGGAGTTGCGCCCCGCTCGGCGCTCCAGCTCGAAGATGCGGGCCTTGAGCTGTTCGATCTCGGCCCGCAGGTCCTCGACGACCTCCCGGAGTGCGGCGTTCTCGGCCTCCAGGTCCTCACGGTTCGGCCGACGCTCGTTCACACGGCAACTTTCGCGACCCTCCGCGCGATTCCTGCCGCTCCGCGGAGAATTTCTGGCATCTCGGGATCCACCACTGCCTCAGGCCCCGGTGTGAGCATGGCACCCGGGATCGCGGGAGGAGGAGCCGATGAGCAAGGTGGGGCGCAATCAACCGTGCCTTTGCGGCAGCGGGGCCAAGGCCAAGCGTTGCTGCGAGGCCCGCCGGGGCCCCTCAGAAGCCGATCTGGCCAAGGCGTTCTTGGTCGAACAACGCAGGGCGACCGCCCCGGCCCTGCGCAGCGCCCTGCGCAAGGTCGACGACCTCATCGAGCTCTACACCGAGGTCGGCCGCCTGCCCAACGTCGATCTCAGCTGCCACCTGCGCCTGCCCGCGTTCCTTCCTCCGGAGCTGGAACGCCTCCAGAGCGCCATCGCCACACGGGACGGAGAGGAGTTCGAACAGGCACTGGGACCCGCGCTGGCCAGGGTCGACAGCCCGTTGGTGCGCGCCGAACTCGGCCGGGCCGTGTTGGCACTGCGCGGC
Proteins encoded in this window:
- a CDS encoding enoyl-CoA hydratase is translated as MGEYKYVSYETLDEGRIARIMLNRPEARNAQHRGLLVDLGDAFLEAEADDQVRVVILGGAGPLFSSGHDMGSKDSIAEREAGPDQHASFRTNGATRSGAEGRMLQEWHYFFENTRRWRNLRKITIAQVHGTVYAAGLMLMWACDLIVAADNVRFADVVGTRLGMCGVEYFAHPWEFGPRKTKELMLTGDSIDVDEAHALGMVSKVFPQDELAERTLEFARRIAEVPTMAALLIKESVNQSQDNMGFYNALQACFTIHQLNHSHWAEIHENKYPVALPEDGMDWRTAPPVVPAVKDLVRAPAPAR
- a CDS encoding IS66 family transposase, yielding MNERRPNREDLEAENAALREVVEDLRAEIEQLKARIFELERRAGRNSNNSSLPPSRDDNKAREERANRAARRRAQREARRKPGKQPGDPGKNLAQVTDPDEVVDHVPTHCGDCGASLAKAEVTGREVRQVFDLPARRREVTEHVAEWRRCSCGCETGGAFPPEATAPTAWGPQVRAYGIYLMNRQLIPVERTAEILSDLLGAPVSTGFLAGLAARAAEGLEDFSTVLADCLADEEVVHVDETGSRVAGTKWWWHVASTSLLTFLGIHPKRGVEATDAFGILPRFSGILVHDRWAPYWRYDQAGHAICNAHILRDLEDVAAYLDQEEWAEAMSRVLVDAKAVADAAAEAGLDAVPIGQYRWLRGRYNAIVEEALEANPEPRRRKRNAAEKAAYNLAVALRDHADEILLFISDLRVSFDNNRAERDLRMAKLQQKISGTFRTEAGARNFARIRSYIETGRKHGLNPVDLLTDLFMGRPWMIPQTT
- a CDS encoding SEC-C metal-binding domain-containing protein, with product MSKVGRNQPCLCGSGAKAKRCCEARRGPSEADLAKAFLVEQRRATAPALRSALRKVDDLIELYTEVGRLPNVDLSCHLRLPAFLPPELERLQSAIATRDGEEFEQALGPALARVDSPLVRAELGRAVLALRGAGRITNDVAAAAFLDLDSESDCLIREALLASLAVKCGASRTPAGLLLAG